GGCAATGACGGGGACGCCGCAGGCCAGGGCTTCGATGGCAACGTTGCCAAAGGCCTCCAGCCAGCGCGGGGTGACCAGCAGCCCCTGGCAGCGGCGCAGTTGCGCCTGCAGGGCCTCGGTGGCCAAAAAGCCTCGGTACTCAAAGGGCGCATCCGGATACTGCCGGCAAACGCCCTGCCAGTAGGCTTCATCCTGAATCTTGCCCCAGATGCGCAGCGGCATGCCCGCCTGCTGGGCGGCTGCGATCGCGTCCTCCAGGCCTTTTTCGGGGGCGATGCGCCCCACCCACCCCAGGGCGGCATCCGGCTGGGCGCAGAAGCGGTATTGGGCCAGATCGATGCCGCTGCCCAGGCACCGGCAGTGCGCGGCAAAGGGGAACGTGGCGGCTTGGCTGGCCGTGTAAACGCCCACCGTTCCGGGAAAGCGCTCGGCCACCTGGGCGGCTACGGGATCGAGCGCGTTCTGCATCGAGCCCATGCTGAGAAAGTGGGCAATGGAGCGCTGGAAAAACGGGGTGAGATAAAACGGCAGCCAGTCAAAGGCAAAGTTGACCAGCAGATCGCACGCCGGTTGCAGCGCGCGCGCCTGGGCCCACATGTTGCCCAGAACCGGGTTGGCGGGCATGCAGATGGCTGCGCCGCCATCGCGGGACTGGGCAGCGCTTTGCAGGTTGCCGCCCACTTCGCGCACCGGGATGCCGGCCAGCGCGGACCCGGCTGGTGCCACCACCTCCACTTGGTGGCCGCGGCGCAGCATCTCGGCGGCAACGTCGCGGACGGTGAGCTCCACGCCGCCGCCATCGCCCGTTCCCAGCACGCCCACTGGCGTCGAGAGCAGCTCCAGCTTGAGAGAATCCGGCACGGCAGGGGCGATTGAGACCGCTTCGGGCATTGTAGGGCCAAGGCCCTGGTGCGATACGCTGGGTAGGTTCGAGCCCCAGCCCAATGGGGCCGCTTAGTTCGCGCATCGCAATCCCCCATGATATGGCCGTTTCGCTCCAGACCCGCCAAGCAAATCGCGCGCTTGGAGATCTCGGGCGCGATCGCGGGCGGGATGCGCCAGCGCGCGCTCAAAGCCCTCAAAACGGTTGAGGAGAAAGGCTTTCCAGCGTTGCTGCTGCGCATCGACTCGCCGGGCGGGACAGTGGCCGACTCGCAGGAGATCTTCAACGCGCTCAAGCGCTTGCAGGACAAAACGGCGATTGTGGCGAGCTTTGGTAACGTCTCGGCCTCAGGGGGGGTCTATGTGGGGATGGGGGCGCCCCACGTGGTGGCCAACGCCGGCACGATTACCGGCAGCATCGGCGTCATCCTGCGCGGCAACAACCTGGAGGGGTTGCTGGATAAGGTGGGCGTCTCGTTCA
The window above is part of the Cyanobacteria bacterium QS_8_64_29 genome. Proteins encoded here:
- a CDS encoding UDP-glucose--tetrahydrobiopterin glucosyltransferase, which produces MPEAVSIAPAVPDSLKLELLSTPVGVLGTGDGGGVELTVRDVAAEMLRRGHQVEVVAPAGSALAGIPVREVGGNLQSAAQSRDGGAAICMPANPVLGNMWAQARALQPACDLLVNFAFDWLPFYLTPFFQRSIAHFLSMGSMQNALDPVAAQVAERFPGTVGVYTASQAATFPFAAHCRCLGSGIDLAQYRFCAQPDAALGWVGRIAPEKGLEDAIAAAQQAGMPLRIWGKIQDEAYWQGVCRQYPDAPFEYRGFLATEALQAQLRRCQGLLVTPRWLEAFGNVAIEALACGVPVIAYWRGGPSEIVRHGRTGYLVEPDRVAGLVEGIQALGHLDRRACRQQAEAEYSREALGDRFEAWFRQLTERTTSSP